CATTTATTCCTTAGAGACACAGCTGTGTATCCATTGATTGCTACAACACATAGTATTATTAATGagtgatataattatgtgcatacaTATGGCTGTTGTCACACCAAACAGTTGTAGGAGAAACTGGTATGTACATGTTCCGATTATGTGTAACATAGTACatagtataatatatattattgcTTCTTATTTGTcacatattattatagcatTGATCCAATGTACAGTGAGCAAGCACATTTGCATGTTCCATAAGTACAATCCTTATAGTGTGCATGTACCAGATACATACATTAAACATGTGGTcaacatgcatgcacaacatTTACATGCTTATAACACAGTCATAGCTACAGATTCTTAATAGTTATTGCATGAATATGTACTATGCTACAACATAGAACTTCATAAAGCAAGATGATTGTCTTGCTATTTTGCGGATGTGTTCGTGCCAGGTGTACCAGCTCTCTAAAGCAGCTAAACTGTAAGTCTGGCCTTTCTAGTGTGAAAAGATGCCTCATTAAAAGTCACGAAATGACTGCAGTGATGTAAACATCAGTAACAATACTAAGAGTAGTTGACATTAATATCACTGCAGCCTTGCATTGGTATCACAATTTTAGGGGAACCAAAAAAAGTAGGTGGAGCAAGGCAAAGATATCACATAACCTACATACTAAGCattgatgaaatattttatGAATCATATAAGCTAAAGATACAGAAGTATAATGTATATGCTAAACATGTGTCCTCCTTTACAGGTGAAAAGTGTACAACAAGCAGCAAATTCTATCTGGGATATGTCCCTTTATTTGGGTCTGCACCATCTGTTATGATGATAACCAACGAAGTGGAACCAGTAAACTACAACATTGAGGCTCCTGTTACAGGATATTACACTAATGGAACAATGGTCGCTAATTCTCAGAACAGTGTGCTTTTACCACAAAGTCTTAGTGCGCCATCATACAGTGTTCCCAATCCACAAAATAATGCATCCAAAGAAGGAATTTACCTGATGACCACTAGCAAGAAAGTTTCAGTCATTGGTCAGAGTAGTGGTGACACTGTCATTGACACATTTTTTGCATTACCAACCAATGATCTATGTATCAATGAATATGTGTACTATGCAGTGTCAGTGGGTTCAGAGTTAATTAACAATACAGCAACATTTGATGGTTCAGTGGTGATTGTTGGCACAGAAAATGAAACAACAGTAACAGTCACAGTTCCAGTGTCTGCTTTCGTCAAGATAAACAATACTTCTGAATGGCTAGCACTTATGGCTGGACAAATTTACTCATACAAAATCAACAGATTACAGATAATGTATGTTGCTGCGAAAATAGACTTGACAGGGACCAAAGTAGTTACTAGTAAGCCAGTATCTGTTTTCAGTGGACATGAGTGTGCTTGGGTTGCTAATAAAGAGGCTAGATTTTGTGATCATCTGGTTGAACAAATGCTGCCTACAGAGTTGTGGGGCAGAGTATATTACATAACTCCACTGGAAACTAGAGATTTTTATATTGCTAAAATAATTGCAGCTTATGATTTCACTCATGTACAAATTGAGTGCCACACAAATATAAGTAACTATAAAATTGATGCTGGTGAGTTTGTAACTGTCATTTTAAATGATAGTAACTTCTGCACAATTTATTCAAATACAAAGATTCTAGTGGCACAGTTAAGTCAAAGCAGACATCGACAAGATCAACGAGGTGATCCAATGATGATACTGATACCTCCCAAAGCACACTACACTAACACTATTACTTCTTCCACCCTTCATCACCCCAACTGGCAACGTTACAAAAATATCATTAACATTGTAGTAGTGAAAGAACATTATCAACCAGAAAAGATATTTTTGACAGTAGGAgggatagagcagtcacttgagGCATATACTTGGATACCAATTGTAAGAAATGATTCAATTGAAGCATATGCCACACAAATCAGATTAAACATATCAGATGGAGTGCTTGAAGTTACTCATAATAATGAATCAGCCTTGTTGACAGTTGTGGTCTACGGCTTTTTAGTTTTCATAAGGCATAAACAATTTGAAGGATATGGTCACCCAGGATGGCTGATGGGATCTTCAGGTATACACATCATAATAGTATACTTAAATCTATCTATACACTGCATGTAAAACTGGcattgtttcaaaattatgGGTAAAGATGTATATCATAACTTTAATTCTAGAATAGGATGACTGCAGTTCACACCACTGCACTCAGTGAGCATCAGGGCATTGATCTTTTGTGAAAGATTTGAGCAATAATATAAGGAATAGTAACATAGAAAACCTTAGAATGGTTTTCTATACTAATGCTAAACAACAACACATATATACATGGCATGCACGTGCAGTACAGACTCTTTTGCCAGGTTCATATGTACATTACAGTGATAAGGTTCAGTCAGTCACTTCATAGTGTTAGTGAAGGTGATGGTTTTGTATGGCTCATGTTAATTCTCAACAACCCACTATCAACCAACACTACTATACAAGTATTGATCACAGGTGAGGGTCATTGTTATTATTTTAGTACTCAAGTTATATGTAATGATTTTTCTTGTTTTATGTGTCGCTCTACAGGGGAAGGTACTGATTATAACTTTACACCATACAATGTCACAGTTCCTGCTGGAGTAACCAATGTTCCATTTAATATTCCAATAATCGATGATGATGTATTAGAAGATAACAAGTACCTTCATCTCACCATTGATGGAGGTACTTTGCCGTGTGGGTTCACAGTTGGCAATGTTGATTGTACCACTGTGGTAATAGTAAATAATGATTGTAAGTGATAAATATGCATGTACTTTAGTTTGTAAATACACAATGGAACATGTATATTAAGCAATATGAATCTTACTGTAAGCATGACTAGAGTTATTACTATTTATTGAATGGGAAATATTGCTCAAATGCATTCAATGATTCTAttctttttattacataattattgacTTGTCCAGTTGTTTTTGAATTGTCATTTTTATTAGTTTGGTGGGATGtatgtatgactgctctattagagtatcttttgTTTTAATATAAGTATTGTTACGTGCTTTAcctatatatattttatatactttatatatATTGTTTATATCATGTTAGTTGTTACTGTATgcttcaaccagtcaacatacagtgttgatgaagatgatggaccagcacaacctgtactagttctcagtaacccatcatcaactaatattactgtacaagttagaagTAATGACATTACTGCAACTGGTGAGTAGACCAACATCACCtttaacaacatgttaacagtgagaatattacaggaggtgttgattatgattctggaccatacactgtcacatttcccGCCGGAGTGACCAAAGCTACATTGAACATTCCAATAAAGGGTGACCATGTTTTGGATGAGAATCAAAATTTTTCATTAACTTTGAATTCATTGTCACTACCCAACAATGTTACCATTGGTAATCATTATCAAGCTGTTGTGACAATTAAAGAAAATGATTGTGAGTTATATTTGAGTTTACATATGAATCAAGTAGCTATATTGTGGTGTATTATGCATATACGGTACATGCACAAGCAATTTCAGATGAATTTCTGTGTCTGAAAATAactgctgcaaaaaaaaattagatGTTGTTTCACTAAGCAGAAGTTTTCCAACTCACTAAAATCATAAAACTAATATATTTTGTTTTATTTAGAGTGTACTGCGTATGTATTATGTCCAAACAGTAGATGACAACATTTGATTGAATGCATGAGTGCATGCCTTTTACAGCAGTACAGTACAGTTTATTACAACTATCAAAGGTGTAGGGAAAAGGGTTTCCAAGAATTTATATAAACCAGGAACACATCATAGCACAAAAGTGAGTGAGTTACAACATGCAATACAGTACAACAAGTAATTATAATAACATAAAACTTACATTcgtctctcagggaaggatctGTACAAAGACCCTCTTGAAAAGTATtttaaagatcgagatactcaaaCTTAGCAGTCAAGTTTACTCTTGTTATATTACCGGAATTAGATAGAGCAGTCTCATTAAGTATTCATATAAATAAAAGACGTTTTCTAGAGAAAGAACTTCATAGCTGAAATGATGTTGAATTTTTGGGTTTTTATGGTAGTAGACATTATAGCTTTGCAAATGTATATAGGTTGATGATAACTGAGCGTGAGCTTGTACTGCTCATATATATATGCAGCTTTTTTAGTCATTGGGTAGATATATACTATagctagtgtaaaaataattttaaaaattgaataTGGGAAtaaagattgctgaaaaaagtaaagaaacaagagtcaaacaagtcagcatgttaaacacacagagatctctatttggactcaatggatatggtagaaactaaggaaaaaaacagtagtttctccataaatcagagGCAGATAAGTACTAAGAATGAATGTTTATTtgagagatctctgtgtgtttaacacgctggcttgtttgactcttgtttctttactttttcagctATCTCTAattctctattcccatgttttaatttttaaaattatttttacactagtttgtgtactttttataaatccattaattttatggatagctaacatgataataagagttgctaatattacacagcactaaacatgtatatcaagttagtcatcatgtacagtagttaagtagtcagttaatattatcagagttagcaaacaacAGCTAGTGTATTGTTTCATTACTATTGAGTGAACTTTGTACTATACAactttgacatatccaactataggcagtgtatagcatgctgtggtcagcaatagtatggcttatGATCTGTGTAGCTATGTGgtcacaataagtcaagtacccagtggtacacaacaacaacattgttgttctggtatgaacttaatataccgtggttaaatataggtaatgatataaggtttccaaatgaacttgttaacataaatagattggatacttattaacacatattaacacattggttacccttgcagaaactaagtcagaagatcaatggcaaagtgaacctacaagaagtaAATCTGCTTGAGAATAGGTGTTATCACTGTAGTATATGTTTAAAAATATAGCCTAGaaaaagacataggaaggaaagttatgtagtttttttcctcaaaaagtactcacattttgctctagccctgtggaaaaaaattaataataataataagaagatCTAGATGAACAAATGGCATATTTCAGAAATTAAAAAAGGACTTTTATTCATTCCTTTagacttcatattttccagtggacctaaacttcttccaaattaacttccaaggcttcttttgtggttgggggaCCTTGGTGtttaagtgtgtgttctattaggattttgacACAAACATAGACGACCTCTtttatgaaccactactgtggttcatgatatagaTCTCCTGTACTTATATCACTTTTGTGCACAAGATGAAATCATTGTAACTAGAAATCAAAATAATGGTTTTGATTGTTAATGAGATTCCAAGATTCATATATGTCTGTATCTGGTAACTCAGAGGTGCTGTTGGAAACGCTCTttgaaaaatcctggctatgccccttaTTATGTAATGGTGTTCACATGACATGAAATGCCTGTCtaaatatgactgctctattagagtgctttTAGTTCGTGTAAGACTTCTTATTTTATATTTGCAGATTTGTGTACGTATTTGTTTGTCATTGTTGTTTGTATACATATTTTTAGTCATTACCATGAGCTTCAACCAGTCAGCATacagtgttgatgaagatgatggaccagcacaacctgtactagttctcagtaacccatcatcaactgatattactgtggAAGTTAGAAGTAATGACATTACTGCAACTGGTGAGTATCACTtttaacaacatgttaacagtgagaatattacaggaggtgttgattatgattctgggccatacactgtcacatttcctgctggagtgACCAGTATTCACTTTAATGTTACAATAAATGATGATTTTATTGTGGAAGGGGATGAACACTTAGAACTTGCAATCATTTTATCTTCACCACCTAATAATTTCGTCACCATTAATGACCACTATCAAGCTACTGTAATAATCAAAGAAAATGATTGTAAGTTTTTATTCACAGATTAAAATAACTGCAGCAGACCCTCAGTTATTCAACCCTCATACCTTGCTTATCTGAAATTGGagacgactgttctattagattattttgagTTCaagtgtatgttgtattagagtatttcaacagaactCTGTTTACGAATGTGTGGGCTTCAGTTATGCAACAATTTACTTACCTGAattgaagttccactgtacccTATGGTCTTTCTCTGTTGTGTATTTTTACACATGTTTTATGGAATTATGATTACGCcagctacatgtataatatgCTTTTTGTACTTGTGCTATATAGTAGAGTAGTTTGTCAACCAATTTCATAAATGTATTGTAAGCTTGTATGTAGCAGGTCAAGGCCTCATAAAAGACTTGATATTAAGTTACTATATATATAAAACAGGCTATATAATACAGTCCAAAATTGCAATCTTGGTAAATGTTGTTCATTGTCAACATAACATTCATTATCTGATGAAAACTGAAATTGTTATTTAATATTACAAATGTTATTATTCTATGCATTGTCTATTACTATTATTCATACAAATAGTCAAGCCAGCTAGGCTGAGGTGGGACGGTGACTATGTAATATAGATATTGCACAGTTACCAGAGCATTAAGTGATCATGATTGTTCTACTGGAATgattctaaaataattataataatctgTCCGTACCAGATCAATATACTAGCTGTATTTAAGACAGCTAATAATTGTATTGTTTCAGACACTGGTGGCTGCAATGCAGAGAGGGACAATAATTATGGAATATTTTGGTCATCCACCAGAGCTAACACAACTGTCACTACTGCTTGTCCAAGTGCAGTTGGTAAGGGAACTATATATACCTTTGAATACTGTACATGATAATGTGTGCATGTTATAATCACAACATAATCATAATGAAGTAACCAAATAAATCCATTTTTTTGCTAAATTTCATTATAAAATTTATATATAATAAAAAAAGAAATTGTATTACATGTTAAGCTTTCCACTTGTCTCATTTTATGCTATGTTTATGCATGTAGGAAATGCTACAAGGCTATGCTCTGATGGTAAATGGGATAACCCTGTGGTAATACATTGTGTATCAGATCGATACAATGACTTAAGGAATGTCATGCTacaagtatgtacatgtgtatgcatgACAGAATGCAGTACATATGCCAACATTTTAGATGGTTGCCATTCTAGCAAACAGATCATATCTAACAGTGTCAGAGCTATATCATTTGACTGCTAATCTCTcaaggatttctaatagaacagctgaAGGTACCTCAGAATTTCCATCTGATTTATTAATTGCTACTTCAGTGCTAAAGTTCTCAGTAAAGTATGTCTGTTATTATGCATGGCAACTGAATGATCATTGCTTCAATGCAGTGCCATAGAAGATAACACTGAAATTCTGTCCTCACAAAACACACTCCAGGTATGTAGAATAATGTACTGCCATGTGACTTATAATTCATTTATTAGAACATTGCTGATAGCTTTAGTAACATTATTAGTCCTACAAATGCTGTGGGGTGGAAGCAGCTACAGGaggtgatgccattgaataatGTTACTCTTGTGAAATATTTGGCATAATTATGCAGGTGGATCATAATCAAAGTCAAATACTATTGAAAAGTTCTGAAAAATTTGGTTTGCTATTAGCAGTAAACTTGGATGAGGTAGGATCATCAGTTACCATTGAATCAGAAAATATCGGTATGGCTACATCATCACTACTATGCatgtttgtttacataattatatagtaacTAGAGCTGAGTTATCTGGTGACAATAATGGAAAAGATATTTACTTTCCTGACGCTAAACAACATCATTTTAACACTTCCATTTTGATACCTGCAAGCTTTATTCATCAGCAGTCTGTCACAACAGGTACCTCATACAGAGTTCATCAAATGCATAATATGTAGTGCATTGTTTCAGGAATTGATCCTGTACCAGTTGTCAGTATAGTGTACAAAAACATTGGAAATATTTTACCAAATGGTGACAATATGTAAGCATGCTGATATCActagtgttattgtgtacaatTGTTTACATTGTCTGTAGATCATCCAACATAAGGCCAGTCAGTGAGGTGATATCTAGTCAAGTAACAAACTCATCTGTCTCTACGACATCACCTAGTAATGCTGTACAACTAATATTTCAATATAACATTGTGAGTTGGATTATGTAATAATCATACAGATTAACTAAGAGATATTTTGTGTAGGGAAACTCGACTAATATTTCCTCAGTAGCAGTGAAATGTGGTTATTGGAACTTTTCATTACATGAAGGAAGGTATATAACACTATACACATTAAGTTCTGGTTATTTTAGTAATGTTAACAGAGGTGGTTGGGATACTGAAGGAGTTACAACTATTTCAgttactaataatactattacaTGTAATAGTAGCCACTTGACCAGCTTTGCTGTATTAGTAGATGTGTCAGGTGGACACAAGGTGTGTACTAAGACATTAAACAGCATGATAACCACAATGGAAatcattttttttgtaaagGATATATCAAAAGAGGAACGTAGCATTCTATCCTTAGTCTCCTATGTTGGTTGTGGAGTATCAATAATCTGTTTACTGGTAGCAATTACAATTCTAGTGTACTACAGGTTGGTGTACATACCAACAATAATGTAGGTAGTATAGTAATGAATTATTACAGCAAGACACTTACTAAAGGGATCCACaattttgtacacatcaacCTG
The Dysidea avara chromosome 7, odDysAvar1.4, whole genome shotgun sequence genome window above contains:
- the LOC136259966 gene encoding uncharacterized protein yields the protein MAAQCVLLLLMMITLALDIQQGTSANGEKCTTSSKFYLGYVPLFGSAPSVMMITNEVEPVNYNIEAPVTGYYTNGTMVANSQNSVLLPQSLSAPSYSVPNPQNNASKEGIYLMTTSKKVSVIGQSSGDTVIDTFFALPTNDLCINEYVYYAVSVGSELINNTATFDGSVVIVGTENETTVTVTVPVSAFVKINNTSEWLALMAGQIYSYKINRLQIMYVAAKIDLTGTKVVTSKPVSVFSGHECAWVANKEARFCDHLVEQMLPTELWGRVYYITPLETRDFYIAKIIAAYDFTHVQIECHTNISNYKIDAGEFVTVILNDSNFCTIYSNTKILVAQLSQSRHRQDQRGDPMMILIPPKAHYTNTITSSTLHHPNWQRYKNIINIVVVKEHYQPEKIFLTVGGIEQSLEAYTWIPIVRNDSIEAYATQIRLNISDGVLEVTHNNESALLTVVVYGFLVFIRHKQFEGYGHPGWLMGSSVIRFSQSLHSVSEGDGFVWLMLILNNPLSTNTTIQVLITGEGTDYNFTPYNVTVPAGVTNVPFNIPIIDDDVLEDNKYLHLTIDGGTLPCGFTVGNVDCTTVVIVNNDFVTVCFNQSTYSVDEDDGPAQPVLVLSNPSSTNITVQVRSNDITATGGVDYDSGPYTVTFPAGVTKATLNIPIKGDHVLDENQNFSLTLNSLSLPNNVTIGNHYQAVVTIKENDFITMSFNQSAYSVDEDDGPAQPVLVLSNPSSTDITVEVRSNDITATGGVDYDSGPYTVTFPAGVTSIHFNVTINDDFIVEGDEHLELAIILSSPPNNFVTINDHYQATVIIKENDYTGGCNAERDNNYGIFWSSTRANTTVTTACPSAVGNATRLCSDGKWDNPVVIHCVSDRYNDLRNVMLQMVAILANRSYLTVSELYHLTANLSRISNRTAEGTSEFPSDLLIATSVLKFSVNAIEDNTEILSSQNTLQNIADSFSNIISPTNAVGWKQLQEVDHNQSQILLKSSEKFGLLLAVNLDEVGSSVTIESENIVTRAELSGDNNGKDIYFPDAKQHHFNTSILIPASFIHQQSVTTGIDPVPVVSIVYKNIGNILPNGDNISSNIRPVSEVISSQVTNSSVSTTSPSNAVQLIFQYNIGNSTNISSVAVKCGYWNFSLHEGRGGWDTEGVTTISVTNNTITCNSSHLTSFAVLVDVSGGHKDISKEERSILSLVSYVGCGVSIICLLVAITILVYYSKTLTKGIHNFVHINLSVALLLALAIFVGGIETAKDFKYACKVVAALLHYFFTAVFTWMLCEGIMLYFLLVKVFNTGLGQKKWFYLAIGWGIPLLIVAITGGVAYDQYGHDEFCWIKTDKGTIWSFVAPMLAVIIVNIIFLLMALSALYDSQKQRMSLNALSRLRMVKNILKATSVLLPLLGFTWVFGILAVNQETSVFAWIFTVLNSLQGLFILFFHVIRNEKIWEKITGNKNSHGRRGSQISRQSSTLRRVNSAVTETFSCAASETKTSVCNKNSVLYSGYDASTTKSINEDSITELGDQLHPGNDPKGVDTQSFTIKPDSEAKL